From the Selenomonas timonae genome, one window contains:
- a CDS encoding universal stress protein, translated as MEQQSKYAHILVPVDGSQVSLRAVCLAGELAALMASEVHLLYVSPFDASTDEGDVSWLPKSIVRPAAEEAQEIFAVAEVLLPECIARERHHRTGIPEEEILRFIDEMSVELVVIGGRKLSRVSGFLLGSVTQTVLEHAHSSVMVAGSA; from the coding sequence ATGGAGCAGCAGTCAAAGTACGCGCATATCCTTGTCCCCGTGGACGGGTCGCAGGTGTCGTTGCGTGCCGTCTGTCTGGCGGGTGAGCTTGCTGCGCTGATGGCGTCTGAGGTGCATCTCCTCTATGTGTCTCCATTCGACGCGAGCACGGACGAGGGCGATGTCTCGTGGCTCCCGAAGAGCATTGTGCGTCCGGCGGCAGAGGAGGCGCAGGAGATATTTGCCGTGGCAGAGGTGCTCCTGCCCGAGTGTATTGCACGTGAGCGTCACCACCGCACGGGAATACCTGAGGAAGAGATCCTGCGATTCATCGATGAGATGAGCGTGGAGCTCGTCGTCATCGGTGGGCGCAAGCTTTCGCGCGTGAGCGGATTTCTCCTTGGGAGCGTCACGCAGACCGTCTTGGAACACGCGCACTCC
- the ilvA gene encoding threonine ammonia-lyase, whose translation MGEEQRVQTDEEVVASTGISDIYAAAKRLEGIVRKTPLVHSEFFSDIAGNATYLKLENLQTTGAFKLRGAYNRISMLTEEERARGVITASAGNHAQGVAYASQKLGVKAVICMPATTPILKVEATRALGATVILHGNGFDDAYAHSLELQKEKGYVYIHPFNDRNVIVGQGTIALEVIDALKDVDAILVPVGGGGLASGIALAVKLVNPQVKVIGVEPENAACMKAALSCGRAITLPSADTVADGCAVRTAGNLTLEFCRRYLDEIITVSEMEIMSALLSLIEKHKFIAEGAGVLSLAALGKLRMKDKKIAVLVSGGNIDISTISALISKALISRGRVFRFSVQLPDKPGQLLTVAQILTDQDANVIRLDHDQTMVTDSFQKVQLTVTVETHGQEHIDRIVCALAANGFEINKIY comes from the coding sequence ATGGGAGAAGAACAGAGAGTTCAGACGGATGAGGAAGTTGTCGCATCGACAGGGATTTCGGATATCTATGCCGCAGCAAAAAGACTCGAGGGCATTGTGCGAAAGACCCCGCTGGTACACAGTGAGTTCTTCTCCGACATCGCGGGCAATGCGACCTATCTGAAGCTCGAGAATCTCCAGACCACGGGTGCATTCAAGCTGCGCGGCGCATACAACCGCATCTCCATGCTTACGGAGGAGGAACGGGCGCGCGGCGTCATCACCGCCTCAGCTGGCAATCATGCGCAGGGCGTTGCCTACGCCTCGCAGAAACTCGGCGTGAAGGCTGTCATCTGCATGCCAGCGACAACGCCGATCCTAAAGGTCGAGGCGACGCGTGCACTCGGCGCAACGGTCATCCTCCACGGCAACGGCTTCGATGATGCCTATGCGCATAGCCTCGAACTACAAAAGGAGAAGGGCTACGTCTACATCCACCCGTTCAATGACCGCAATGTGATTGTCGGACAGGGCACAATCGCCCTCGAGGTGATCGACGCGCTCAAGGACGTGGATGCAATCCTCGTCCCCGTCGGCGGCGGGGGGCTTGCCTCGGGCATCGCGCTCGCGGTAAAGCTCGTCAACCCGCAGGTGAAGGTCATCGGTGTCGAGCCGGAGAACGCGGCGTGCATGAAGGCAGCGCTCTCCTGCGGACGTGCAATCACCCTCCCCTCTGCCGACACGGTTGCCGACGGCTGCGCCGTACGTACGGCAGGAAACCTGACCCTTGAATTCTGTCGCCGCTACCTCGACGAGATCATCACCGTCTCCGAGATGGAGATCATGAGCGCCCTGCTCTCCCTCATCGAAAAGCACAAATTCATCGCTGAGGGTGCGGGCGTCCTCTCCCTTGCCGCACTCGGCAAGCTGCGCATGAAGGACAAGAAGATCGCCGTGCTCGTCAGCGGCGGCAACATCGACATCTCTACCATCTCCGCACTCATCTCCAAGGCACTCATCTCGCGCGGCAGAGTATTCCGCTTCTCCGTCCAGCTCCCTGACAAACCGGGACAGCTGCTCACCGTCGCGCAGATCCTCACCGATCAGGATGCCAACGTCATCCGCCTCGATCACGATCAGACGATGGTGACGGACAGCTTTCAGAAGGTGCAGCTCACCGTCACCGTCGAGACACACGGACAGGAGCATATCGACCGCATTGTCTGCGCACTCGCAGCAAACGGATTTGAGATCAACAAGATTTACTGA
- a CDS encoding ArsR/SmtB family transcription factor, with product MTAAPMKCIDQDTAQHLADLFKTLGDPTRIKILSLLAAAEELRVYDIADGLDMGQSAISHQLRVLRTARLVKFRRDGKEVLYSIDDDHVLKLLGQGLEHVQHA from the coding sequence ATGACTGCCGCCCCAATGAAATGTATCGATCAGGATACGGCACAGCATCTCGCCGACCTCTTCAAGACACTCGGCGATCCCACGCGCATCAAGATTCTCTCCCTACTCGCAGCAGCCGAGGAGTTGCGCGTCTACGACATTGCGGACGGGCTGGACATGGGACAGTCCGCCATCTCACATCAGCTGCGCGTGCTGCGTACCGCCCGCCTCGTGAAGTTCCGCAGAGACGGGAAAGAAGTGCTCTACTCGATTGACGACGATCACGTGCTGAAACTCCTCGGACAGGGTCTCGAGCACGTACAGCACGCATAG
- a CDS encoding NlpC/P60 family protein translates to MKRRVFLSTAVALLLAAGTAFASPTLREGSHGHEVLVLQQALQKAGYKIKNADGVFGKDTERAVAEFQRDNKIKITGVVNNATWRALKNLPEKRPWGIDVPPPAEKTQPLAPNGKPILPASKVSDVIKTAKAYMGTPYVFGGTTPKGFDCSGYLQYVFQKQGISIPRTADEQYKLGLRTKSTKELVPGDLVFFETYEKGASHCGIYLGKDEFIHASTSKGVRIDALSNDYWKPRFLGGKHIVK, encoded by the coding sequence ATGAAACGCCGCGTCTTTCTCTCAACCGCCGTCGCCCTCCTCCTTGCAGCGGGCACGGCATTTGCCTCCCCCACCCTCCGCGAGGGCTCACACGGGCACGAGGTGCTTGTCCTGCAGCAGGCACTCCAAAAAGCGGGCTACAAGATCAAAAATGCGGACGGCGTATTCGGCAAGGATACCGAACGCGCCGTCGCCGAGTTCCAGCGCGACAACAAGATCAAGATTACAGGCGTCGTCAATAACGCGACGTGGCGCGCCCTCAAAAACTTACCCGAAAAACGCCCGTGGGGCATCGATGTCCCGCCGCCCGCAGAAAAAACACAGCCGCTTGCTCCGAACGGCAAGCCCATCCTTCCCGCGAGCAAGGTATCCGATGTCATCAAGACGGCGAAAGCCTACATGGGGACGCCCTATGTATTCGGAGGCACAACACCGAAGGGCTTTGACTGCTCGGGCTACCTCCAATACGTTTTCCAGAAACAAGGTATCTCGATTCCGCGCACGGCAGATGAGCAGTACAAACTCGGACTGCGCACAAAGAGCACGAAGGAGCTCGTACCCGGCGATCTCGTCTTTTTCGAGACGTATGAAAAGGGCGCGTCCCACTGCGGCATCTACCTCGGCAAGGACGAGTTCATCCACGCCTCCACGAGCAAGGGCGTGCGCATCGATGCGCTGTCGAACGACTATTGGAAGCCACGCTTCCTTGGCGGCAAGCATATTGTGAAATAA